From the genome of Actinacidiphila yeochonensis CN732, one region includes:
- a CDS encoding DegT/DnrJ/EryC1/StrS family aminotransferase, with translation MTATALGATLTRIGIGPGDQVIVPSYGPSAPADGARLAGATPVFADIDPRTLCLSADAVAAAVTAGTAAVIPVNLFGYPAPVESLGRIARQHGLALIEEAPLEEDLGETARRRARARFLDSALTGVIVPYVEPGAYHRYHRYTVRIPGNGRPDRDAYARALAARGVRAEIAVPTPVHRLPAHRAIGIPGLPQTELAAADTLSLPIDSFTGERELTRLAAVCNQLGRLV, from the coding sequence ATGACCGCGACGGCGCTGGGCGCCACCCTCACCCGGATCGGTATCGGTCCCGGTGACCAGGTGATTGTGCCGTCCTACGGGCCCAGTGCGCCCGCCGACGGGGCCCGGCTGGCCGGGGCGACACCGGTCTTCGCCGACATCGACCCGCGCACCCTCTGCCTCTCGGCGGACGCCGTGGCCGCGGCCGTGACGGCCGGCACGGCCGCTGTCATCCCCGTGAACCTCTTCGGGTATCCCGCTCCGGTGGAGAGCCTCGGACGTATCGCACGGCAGCACGGGCTTGCCCTCATCGAAGAGGCGCCCCTGGAGGAGGACTTGGGCGAGACCGCCCGCCGCCGGGCCCGGGCCCGCTTCCTGGACTCGGCGTTGACCGGGGTCATCGTCCCCTACGTCGAGCCCGGGGCGTACCACCGCTACCACCGCTACACGGTGCGGATACCCGGCAACGGGCGGCCCGACCGGGACGCCTACGCGAGGGCGCTGGCCGCGCGTGGAGTGCGGGCCGAGATCGCCGTGCCCACGCCGGTCCACCGGCTCCCCGCGCACCGCGCCATCGGCATCCCCGGCCTGCCGCAGACCGAGCTGGCCGCGGCGGACACGCTGTCCCTGCCGATCGACTCGTTCACCGGAGAGCGGGAGTTGACCCGTCTCGCCGCGGTCTGCAACCAGCTCGGCCGCCTCGTCTGA
- the dapA gene encoding 4-hydroxy-tetrahydrodipicolinate synthase codes for MAPTSTSAAPFGRVLTAMVTPFTADGALDLDGAQRLAAHLVDAGNDGLVVNGTTGESPTTSDDEKEQLVRAVVEAVGERAAVVAGAGTNDTAHSVELARRAERAGAHGLLTVTPYYSKPPQEGLYRHFTAIADATGLPVMLYDIPGRSGVPIETETLVRLAEHPRIVANKDAKGDLGAAGWAMARSGLAWYSGDDMLNLPLLAIGAVGFVSVVGHVVTPELRALLDAHTSGDTAKAAEIHQRLLPVFTGMFRAQGVVTAKAALAMRGLPAGPLRLPLVGLDEAGTAQLRKDLADGGVGL; via the coding sequence ATGGCTCCGACCTCCACCTCCGCCGCCCCCTTCGGGCGGGTGCTGACCGCCATGGTCACGCCGTTCACCGCTGACGGCGCCCTCGATCTCGACGGCGCGCAGCGGCTCGCCGCCCATCTCGTGGACGCCGGCAACGACGGCCTGGTCGTCAACGGCACCACCGGAGAGTCGCCCACCACCAGCGACGACGAGAAGGAACAGCTGGTCAGGGCGGTCGTCGAAGCCGTCGGCGAACGGGCGGCCGTGGTCGCCGGCGCCGGCACCAACGACACCGCCCACAGCGTCGAGCTCGCCCGCCGTGCCGAGCGGGCGGGCGCCCACGGTCTGCTCACCGTCACGCCGTACTACAGCAAGCCCCCGCAGGAGGGCCTCTACCGGCACTTCACCGCGATCGCCGACGCCACCGGGCTGCCGGTCATGCTCTACGACATCCCCGGCCGCAGCGGCGTCCCGATCGAGACCGAGACCCTCGTCCGGCTCGCCGAGCACCCGCGGATCGTCGCCAACAAGGACGCCAAGGGGGACCTGGGCGCCGCCGGCTGGGCGATGGCCCGCAGCGGCCTGGCCTGGTACTCCGGCGACGACATGCTCAACCTCCCGCTGCTGGCCATCGGCGCCGTCGGCTTCGTCTCGGTCGTCGGCCACGTCGTCACGCCGGAGCTGCGCGCCCTGCTGGACGCGCACACCAGCGGCGACACGGCGAAGGCCGCAGAGATCCACCAGCGCCTGCTGCCCGTCTTCACCGGCATGTTCCGCGCCCAGGGCGTCGTCACCGCCAAGGCGGCCCTGGCGATGCGCGGACTGCCCGCCGGGCCGCTCCGGCTCCCCCTCGTCGGGCTCGACGAGGCCGGGACCGCGCAGCTCAGGAAGGACCTCGCCGATGGCGGGGTAGGGCTGTGA
- the thyX gene encoding FAD-dependent thymidylate synthase, which yields MPTEPSAAESAAPPVRFREDVTVELVKHSASDTDVLWAARVSTAGEQSLDELGKAPERSKGLINYLMRDRHGSPFEHNSMTFFVSAPIFVFREFQRHRVGWSYNEESGRYRELQPVFYVPAPDRKLVQEGRPGKYEFVDGTPDQHKAAVAAMEESYVRSYQAYQEMLAAGIAREVARATLPVGLFSSMYATCNARSLMHFLGLRTTHELASVPTFPQREIEMVAEQMEAAWAELMPLTHAAFNANGRVAP from the coding sequence GTGCCCACCGAACCCTCCGCCGCGGAGTCGGCGGCGCCCCCCGTGCGCTTCCGGGAGGACGTCACCGTCGAACTCGTCAAGCACAGCGCGTCGGACACCGACGTCCTGTGGGCGGCCCGGGTCTCCACCGCGGGCGAGCAGTCCCTGGACGAGCTGGGCAAGGCCCCCGAACGCTCGAAGGGCCTGATCAACTACCTGATGCGGGACCGCCACGGCAGCCCGTTCGAGCACAACTCGATGACCTTCTTCGTCAGCGCGCCGATCTTCGTCTTCCGCGAGTTCCAGCGGCACCGCGTCGGCTGGTCGTACAACGAGGAGTCGGGCCGCTACCGCGAGCTCCAGCCGGTGTTCTACGTTCCCGCGCCCGACCGCAAGCTGGTCCAGGAGGGCCGGCCGGGCAAGTACGAGTTCGTCGACGGCACGCCGGACCAGCACAAGGCCGCCGTCGCCGCGATGGAGGAGTCCTACGTGCGCTCCTACCAGGCGTACCAGGAGATGCTCGCGGCCGGCATCGCCCGCGAGGTGGCCCGCGCCACCCTGCCGGTGGGGCTGTTCTCGTCGATGTACGCCACCTGCAACGCGCGCTCCCTGATGCACTTCCTCGGGTTGCGGACCACCCACGAGCTCGCCAGCGTCCCCACCTTCCCGCAGCGCGAGATCGAGATGGTCGCCGAGCAGATGGAGGCCGCCTGGGCCGAGCTGATGCCGCTCACCCACGCGGCGTTCAACGCCAACGGCCGAGTGGCCCCGTAA
- a CDS encoding ribonuclease J, producing the protein MSHPHPELGSPPPLAEGGLRITPLGGLGEIGRNMTVLEFGGRLLIVDCGVLFPEEEQPGIDLILPDFSSIRDRLDDVVGVILTHGHEDHIGAVPYLLREKDDIPLVGSKLTLALVEAKLQEHRIRPYALEVKEGDRERIGPFDCEFVAVNHSIPDALAVAIRTPAGMVVLTGDFKMDQLPLDGRLTDLHAFARLGEEGIDLLLADSTNAEVPGFVPHERDISNVLRQTFARAEKRIIVASFASHVHRIQQVLDAAHERGRKVAFVGRSMVRNMGIARDLGYLKVPPGLIVDVKVLDDLPDEKVVLVCTGSQGEPMAALSRMANRDHQIRIVEGDTVILASSLIPGNENAVYRVINGLTRWGADVVHKGNAKVHVSGHASAGELLYFYNICKPRNLMPVHGEWRHLRANAELGQLTGVPKERCVIAEDGVAVDLVGGVAKIVGKVQAGYVYVDGLSVGDVTETSLKDRRILGEEGIVSVFVVVDSTTGKIVGGPNIHARGSGIEDDAFTAVIPKIEEGLSRSASDGVMETRQIQQIIRRAVGKWVSDTYRRRPMILPVIVEV; encoded by the coding sequence TTGAGCCATCCGCACCCTGAACTGGGCTCCCCGCCGCCTCTCGCCGAAGGGGGGCTGCGCATCACCCCGCTCGGCGGCCTCGGCGAGATCGGCCGCAACATGACCGTCCTCGAATTCGGCGGCCGACTCCTGATCGTCGACTGCGGCGTCCTCTTCCCCGAGGAGGAGCAGCCCGGCATCGACCTGATCCTGCCCGACTTCAGCTCCATCCGCGACCGCCTGGACGACGTGGTCGGGGTCATCCTGACCCACGGCCACGAGGACCACATCGGCGCCGTCCCCTACCTCCTGCGGGAGAAGGACGACATCCCGCTGGTGGGCTCCAAGCTCACCCTCGCGCTCGTCGAGGCGAAGCTCCAGGAGCACCGCATCCGCCCCTACGCCCTGGAGGTCAAGGAGGGCGACCGGGAGCGCATCGGACCGTTCGACTGCGAGTTCGTCGCGGTCAACCACTCGATCCCCGACGCGCTCGCCGTGGCCATCCGCACCCCGGCGGGCATGGTCGTCCTCACCGGCGACTTCAAGATGGACCAGCTCCCGCTGGACGGCAGGCTGACCGACCTGCACGCCTTCGCGCGCCTCGGCGAGGAGGGCATCGACCTGCTCCTGGCCGACTCCACCAACGCCGAGGTCCCGGGCTTCGTCCCGCACGAGCGGGACATCTCCAACGTGCTGCGGCAGACCTTCGCGCGGGCCGAGAAGCGGATCATCGTCGCCAGCTTCGCCAGCCACGTCCACCGCATCCAGCAGGTACTCGACGCGGCCCACGAGCGCGGCCGCAAGGTCGCCTTCGTCGGGCGTTCGATGGTCCGCAACATGGGTATCGCCCGCGACCTGGGCTACCTCAAGGTGCCGCCGGGGCTCATCGTCGACGTCAAGGTGCTCGACGACCTCCCGGACGAGAAGGTGGTCCTCGTCTGTACCGGCTCCCAGGGCGAGCCGATGGCCGCGCTGTCCCGGATGGCCAACCGCGACCACCAGATCCGCATCGTCGAGGGCGACACCGTCATCCTCGCCTCCTCCCTGATCCCGGGGAACGAGAACGCGGTGTACCGGGTGATCAACGGCCTGACCCGGTGGGGTGCCGACGTCGTCCACAAGGGCAACGCCAAGGTGCACGTCTCCGGCCACGCCTCCGCCGGCGAGCTGCTGTACTTCTACAACATCTGCAAGCCGCGGAACCTGATGCCGGTCCACGGCGAATGGCGCCATCTGCGGGCCAACGCCGAACTCGGCCAGCTCACCGGAGTTCCCAAGGAGCGCTGCGTCATCGCCGAGGACGGCGTCGCCGTCGACCTGGTCGGCGGGGTGGCCAAGATCGTCGGCAAGGTGCAGGCGGGGTACGTGTACGTGGACGGGCTCTCCGTCGGCGACGTCACCGAGACCTCGCTCAAGGACCGCCGCATCCTCGGCGAGGAGGGCATCGTCTCGGTCTTCGTCGTCGTGGACAGCACGACGGGCAAGATCGTCGGTGGCCCCAACATCCATGCCCGCGGCTCCGGTATCGAGGACGACGCTTTCACCGCGGTCATTCCCAAGATCGAGGAAGGGCTGTCGCGTTCGGCCTCGGACGGGGTCATGGAGACGCGTCAGATCCAGCAGATCATCCGCCGTGCCGTCGGCAAGTGGGTGTCCGACACCTACCGCCGGCGCCCGATGATCCTGCCGGTGATCGTCGAGGTCTGA
- a CDS encoding M16 family metallopeptidase, with product MTTRSTAATARPTTKGRAVRTRTLLPGTDGTGTVRRSVLPGGLRVVTETLPTVRSATFGIWAAVGSRDETPALNGATHYLEHLLFKGTSRRTALDISAAIDAVGGEMNAFTAKEYTCYYARVLDTDLPLAIDVVSDMLTGSLIRQEDLDAERGVVLEEIAMTEDDPGDQVHDLFTTALLGDSPLGRPVLGTVDTVNALTRDQVARFYRKHYDPTRLVVAAAGNIDHATVVRQVRRAFERAGALHDAAAVPLPPRTGSRTLRGTGRVEILDRRTEQAHVVLGMPGLSRTDERRWALGVLNAALGGGMSSRLFQEVREKRGLAYSVYSYTSSYADCGMFGVYAGCQPRRVPEVLKICRDELQQVAEHGLDDEELRRAIGQLAGSTVLGLEDTGALMNRIGKSELCWGEQLSVDDMLARIAAVTPDEVRAVARDVLGQRPSLAVIGPVKEKQAARLHEAVA from the coding sequence GTGACAACCCGCTCCACCGCGGCGACGGCCCGCCCCACCACCAAGGGGCGGGCCGTCCGCACGCGGACCCTGCTGCCGGGCACCGACGGAACCGGCACCGTACGCCGCTCCGTGCTGCCCGGCGGGCTGCGCGTGGTCACCGAGACGCTCCCCACGGTCCGCTCGGCCACCTTCGGCATCTGGGCCGCCGTCGGCTCCCGGGACGAGACCCCGGCCCTCAACGGCGCCACGCACTACCTGGAGCACCTGCTCTTCAAGGGCACCTCCCGGCGTACCGCGCTGGACATCTCCGCCGCGATCGACGCGGTCGGCGGCGAGATGAACGCGTTCACCGCCAAGGAGTACACCTGCTACTACGCCAGGGTGCTCGACACCGACCTGCCGCTGGCCATCGACGTGGTCAGCGACATGCTCACCGGCTCCCTGATCCGCCAGGAGGACCTCGACGCCGAGCGCGGCGTCGTCCTGGAGGAGATCGCGATGACCGAGGACGACCCCGGCGACCAGGTGCACGACCTGTTCACCACCGCCCTGCTCGGCGACTCGCCGCTGGGCCGGCCCGTCCTGGGCACAGTGGACACCGTCAACGCCCTCACCCGTGACCAGGTCGCCCGCTTCTACCGCAAGCACTACGACCCCACGCGGCTGGTGGTGGCCGCCGCCGGCAACATCGACCACGCCACCGTGGTCCGCCAGGTCCGGCGTGCCTTCGAGCGGGCGGGCGCCCTGCACGACGCCGCGGCGGTGCCCCTGCCGCCGCGCACCGGCAGCCGCACCCTGCGCGGCACCGGCCGCGTCGAGATCCTCGACCGCCGCACCGAGCAGGCGCACGTCGTCCTCGGCATGCCGGGGCTCTCCCGCACCGACGAGCGCCGCTGGGCGCTCGGGGTGCTCAACGCCGCCCTCGGCGGCGGCATGAGCTCCCGCCTCTTCCAGGAGGTCCGGGAGAAGCGCGGTCTGGCCTACTCGGTGTACTCCTACACCTCCTCCTACGCGGACTGCGGCATGTTCGGCGTGTACGCCGGCTGCCAGCCCCGCCGGGTGCCCGAGGTGCTCAAGATCTGCCGCGACGAGCTCCAGCAGGTCGCCGAGCACGGTCTGGACGACGAGGAGCTGCGCCGCGCCATCGGGCAGCTGGCCGGCTCCACCGTGCTGGGCCTGGAGGACACCGGCGCCCTGATGAACCGGATCGGCAAGAGCGAACTGTGCTGGGGCGAGCAGCTGTCCGTGGACGACATGCTCGCCCGGATCGCCGCCGTCACCCCTGACGAGGTGCGCGCGGTGGCCCGGGACGTCCTGGGCCAGCGGCCCTCTCTCGCCGTGATAGGTCCGGTCAAGGAGAAGCAGGCGGCACGGCTGCACGAGGCCGTCGCGTGA
- a CDS encoding tetratricopeptide repeat protein codes for MRAKLSYGISAVVLVFYFVLVGDRGVLLIADGRPVTVAFGVAVLVLPLIGAWFLWHTTQFARHAGRLGRELEAEGGLPVDELVRTPGGRIDRGSADAVFARRQAETEAAPDDWRNWFRLAVAYFDARDTPRARKAMQRAIALHDGRPVPGAPRQKARPRA; via the coding sequence ATGCGCGCCAAGCTGAGCTACGGCATCTCCGCGGTGGTCCTGGTCTTCTACTTCGTCCTGGTCGGCGACCGGGGCGTGCTGCTGATCGCCGACGGCCGGCCGGTCACGGTCGCCTTCGGCGTCGCCGTCCTGGTGCTGCCGCTGATCGGCGCCTGGTTCCTGTGGCACACCACCCAGTTCGCCCGCCACGCCGGCCGGCTGGGCCGGGAGCTGGAGGCCGAGGGCGGCCTGCCCGTCGACGAACTGGTCCGCACCCCCGGCGGCCGGATCGACCGCGGCTCCGCCGACGCCGTCTTCGCCAGGCGGCAGGCCGAGACCGAGGCCGCCCCGGACGACTGGCGCAACTGGTTCCGGCTCGCGGTGGCCTACTTCGACGCCCGCGACACGCCGAGGGCCCGCAAGGCCATGCAGCGCGCCATCGCGCTGCACGACGGCCGACCCGTCCCCGGCGCGCCCCGCCAGAAGGCACGTCCGCGGGCGTAG
- a CDS encoding SpoIIE family protein phosphatase: protein MITARAAATFEPVGRSVAVARAFVRDTLHGWGFADVVDDAVVLTSELVTNAVVHAGTAADVQCLRYDTAVRVEVADHYPEREVPMQPRGRQFRDTDNEGGRGLMLCTALATRWGVEYTPTGKHVWFQLDLPERPAGTRSAGPLLPTAVLPVADERVRVAVVQVDRGSVITRWNDDAADLFGHPASDIVGKSLADLAAWPQTPGTGIGLADALQLSRWEGTYGMRDAAGRVLPVYGSHLRVRDSAGEPSTVCLLVRAEERAVLQSPARNGGSGGDSGTAQRGKAADAFEGFIGTPTPDDLDGLLQRTVERARDMLDGDAAYLLLATDDETELEVRASTGLPSARQRFARVPVEAGTGRYGSARMPAVHEDLTAVPGAVPLLSGTGMRSVVTVPLKVEGRLTGSLGVAAEAPGRFTNQEALRLQFAADRIALAVESARLTELERMRRGSLSFLVEASDLLAGTLERDQTLALMAQMTVPVLATWCAVYTIAERAEPELAFVLHEDEDRIDGIKALLQQVRPPEPDPTPGARVWTAPADAAHSSALRASLRSLGLGSSNGGRPGPGPSVALATAAAVGGETVVLPLVARNRVIGMLTLGRPTDERFRQEILELAEDLSRRAALALDNARLYSERTAISQALQRSLLPPELPHVPGVEVEVIYRAAGEGNEVGGDFYDVFPIREGCWGFAIGDVCGTGPEAAAVTGLARHALRLLAREGLGGPAVLERLNAAILDEGARSRFLTLLYGEVRPQEDGSAELRMVCAGHPLPLRLRPDGAVSPVAEPQPLLGVMEDLELYEETAVLQPGDVMLCVTDGVTERREGSRMLGDDGLADVLATCTGLTAGAVAARILRAVERFAADAPSDDMAILAMRLPALPAS, encoded by the coding sequence GTGATCACGGCGCGGGCAGCGGCCACCTTCGAACCGGTGGGGCGTTCGGTCGCGGTCGCCCGCGCCTTCGTCCGGGACACGCTGCACGGCTGGGGCTTCGCCGACGTCGTCGACGACGCGGTCGTGCTCACCAGCGAACTCGTCACCAACGCCGTGGTGCACGCGGGCACCGCCGCCGACGTGCAGTGCCTGCGCTACGACACGGCGGTACGGGTCGAGGTCGCCGACCACTACCCCGAGCGCGAGGTGCCGATGCAGCCGCGCGGCCGCCAGTTCCGGGACACCGACAACGAGGGCGGCCGCGGCCTCATGCTGTGCACCGCCCTGGCCACCCGCTGGGGCGTTGAGTACACGCCCACGGGCAAGCACGTCTGGTTCCAGCTCGACCTGCCCGAACGCCCCGCGGGCACCCGCTCCGCCGGCCCGCTGCTGCCCACCGCCGTACTGCCCGTCGCCGACGAGCGGGTCCGCGTCGCCGTCGTGCAGGTGGACCGCGGCTCGGTGATCACCCGGTGGAACGACGACGCCGCCGACCTCTTCGGCCACCCCGCCTCCGACATCGTGGGCAAGTCCCTCGCGGACCTCGCCGCCTGGCCCCAGACCCCCGGCACCGGCATCGGCCTGGCCGACGCCCTCCAACTCTCCCGCTGGGAGGGCACCTACGGCATGCGGGACGCGGCCGGCCGCGTGCTGCCCGTCTACGGCTCCCACCTGCGGGTCCGCGACAGCGCCGGCGAACCCTCCACCGTGTGCCTGCTGGTGCGGGCCGAGGAGCGGGCGGTGCTCCAGTCCCCCGCCCGCAACGGCGGCTCCGGCGGCGACTCCGGGACGGCCCAGCGGGGCAAGGCCGCCGACGCCTTCGAGGGCTTCATCGGCACCCCCACCCCCGACGACCTCGACGGCCTCCTCCAGCGCACCGTCGAGCGCGCCCGCGACATGCTCGACGGCGACGCCGCCTACCTACTGCTGGCCACCGACGACGAGACGGAGCTGGAGGTACGGGCCTCCACCGGCCTGCCCTCGGCCCGCCAGCGCTTCGCCCGGGTACCGGTCGAGGCCGGCACGGGCCGCTACGGCAGCGCCCGGATGCCCGCCGTGCACGAGGACCTCACCGCGGTGCCCGGCGCCGTGCCGCTGCTGTCCGGCACCGGCATGCGCTCGGTCGTCACCGTGCCGCTCAAGGTGGAGGGCCGGCTGACCGGTTCGCTGGGTGTGGCCGCGGAGGCGCCCGGCCGCTTCACGAACCAGGAGGCGCTGCGCCTGCAGTTCGCCGCCGACCGGATCGCCCTCGCCGTGGAGAGCGCCCGCCTCACCGAGCTGGAGCGGATGCGCCGCGGCTCCCTGTCGTTCCTGGTGGAGGCGTCCGACCTGCTCGCGGGCACGCTGGAACGCGACCAGACGCTCGCCCTCATGGCGCAGATGACCGTCCCCGTCCTGGCCACCTGGTGCGCCGTCTACACCATCGCCGAACGGGCCGAACCCGAGCTCGCCTTCGTCCTGCACGAGGACGAGGACCGCATCGACGGCATCAAGGCCCTGCTCCAGCAGGTCCGCCCGCCGGAGCCCGACCCGACCCCCGGGGCCAGGGTGTGGACGGCGCCGGCCGACGCGGCCCACTCCAGCGCCCTGCGCGCGTCCCTGCGCAGCCTGGGCCTCGGCTCCTCCAACGGCGGCAGGCCCGGCCCGGGACCGAGTGTGGCCCTGGCCACGGCCGCCGCGGTCGGCGGCGAGACGGTGGTCCTGCCGCTGGTGGCCCGCAACCGCGTCATCGGCATGCTCACCCTGGGCCGGCCCACGGACGAGCGTTTCCGCCAGGAGATCCTGGAGCTCGCCGAGGACCTCTCGCGACGGGCGGCGCTCGCCCTGGACAACGCCCGCCTCTACAGCGAACGCACCGCCATCAGCCAGGCACTCCAGCGCAGCCTGCTGCCCCCGGAGCTGCCGCACGTGCCCGGCGTCGAGGTGGAGGTCATCTACCGCGCGGCCGGCGAGGGCAACGAGGTGGGCGGCGACTTCTACGACGTCTTCCCGATCCGCGAGGGCTGCTGGGGCTTCGCCATCGGCGACGTCTGCGGCACCGGGCCGGAGGCCGCCGCGGTGACCGGGCTGGCCCGCCACGCGCTGCGGCTGCTGGCCCGCGAGGGCCTGGGCGGCCCGGCCGTCCTGGAGCGCCTGAACGCGGCGATCCTCGACGAGGGCGCCCGCAGCCGCTTCCTCACCCTCCTCTACGGCGAGGTGCGGCCCCAGGAGGACGGCAGCGCCGAGCTGCGGATGGTCTGCGCCGGGCACCCCCTGCCGCTGCGGCTGCGCCCGGACGGCGCGGTCTCCCCGGTGGCCGAACCGCAGCCGCTGCTGGGCGTCATGGAGGACCTGGAGCTCTACGAGGAGACGGCCGTCCTCCAGCCCGGCGACGTCATGCTGTGCGTGACCGACGGCGTCACCGAACGCCGCGAGGGCAGCCGCATGCTGGGCGACGACGGGCTGGCGGACGTCCTGGCCACCTGTACGGGCCTGACGGCCGGCGCGGTCGCCGCCCGCATCCTGCGGGCCGTCGAGCGCTTCGCGGCGGACGCTCCGTCGGACGACATGGCCATCCTGGCGATGCGTCTCCCGGCACTGCCCGCCTCGTAG